The Primulina huaijiensis isolate GDHJ02 chromosome 10, ASM1229523v2, whole genome shotgun sequence region CTTCACCTCAGTATTTTGTATTCCTGTTATAATACATAAGATACATGAAATCCCACAAAGATTTAGAGTAAATTCAGTATTAAAGTTGACTTTCAACGGTTACATCATATTGCATTTGGAGTGGAGAGATTTAATTTGAAATCCACAACCATAATGATGCCAAAACCTAGTTAGGGAGTTAAAACCCATTATCCCAAACAAACCAACGGATTTGTTAGTACGGATTTCAAATCTCTAGCTTCAAATACATTAATCCAAATGCAGCCCTACTGATTTAACTAGCTGAAAACTATAAAAGATCAAAATCGTGCACGATTTTCCAGAGGTGGACAATGGATTTCATTACAAGACAATGATCATCAACAAAACTCCAGAAGAAAGTATATTCTTTCGTTATAATATGATTTCCTAATATAAAAGGAGTCGCCGAATTTATATGCAGCATCAAGAAAATGTTGTTGAAGAGTGTGTTATTCACCTCATGTTACCAACATAAAATGTGATACACAGAGTTGAAACAAAGCACTTATTTCTCGAGGAGCATAAGCAGCAATTGCTCCTATTGTTCTCAACCATAGAGTTTCAAAGATTCGAGTCAAGCACTCGATCTTACATATTCTACAACAAAAATCAAAAACCATGTTTTCCAACTCCAAAATCTCCCAACATTGTCCATGATAATCACATAAGAAAACCAAGTCCAAAATGGCATATGGTCACTAATATGGGGTATATGAGAAACAGAATTAAATGACCCGATGCCAAATTTctacatacataaaaaaatcaaagtcaCACTTCATATTTGTTACTTCAACAAAAACAATTTAAAGTGCATATTTTAGACACAGtaccaagaaattttttttaaaaaaaaattacaaagatGTGAATTGTAATATATACCATTTATATGCTGGCTCTGAGTTTCAGAAACTCCAGATGAACCACTCACCCTTGATCCAGTTGACCCTTCCATTCCATGTCCATTCTCCAAGCCATTACAATTCTCATTGCAAACCATTTGAAAGCCACCATTTTCAGATTCCAAACAGCTCTCCTTGTCCTTCACCACACGCACATTCTTCAACTTCTCCATCCTCTTCTTCCTCGCTTCCATACGCCGCATCGACTGCAGTTCCCTGCGGCGGCGGACCTCCTCCGCCGCCGCCTCCGTCGGCAGAGAGCAGGCCCTCATCAACGGCTGCCCGTAACTCTCAAACACAGACACACGTGGTGGTTGTGTGCCTCCCCCATTATCAGCCGCAGCCTCAACTGGGGAAACCAAATCCGAAATGGAAGAATAACGCTTCAGCTTCTTTCTAGCCGGGTCCACACCAAATCTACCGTTCGATGAAAGCCCTAAACTCAATTCTATATCTTCATCTTCCTCTTCAAAACCCTGGCTCGTGAATTTATGCTGCAGATCTCTTCGAACCCCATTCGCCAGCAAAGAAAGATTGAACTTTTCTTCATTTTCTCGAACTTTTTCCATAACTCAACCAAGAGAAAGAAAACCCAGAAAAGATTTGGAAGAATTCGCCAAACCCAGATTGTAAAACACACTTCCAATTCAAAATTCAGGCGGGTTCttcaaaaaccaaaaaattCCGCGCGAGTTTCAACGCAAGAATCAACATGTTTTCTAACAGAACAAATAACAGAACCGAATTTTCGGGGCTCCTAACCACCGGGGTGGGAAAAAAATCTTATCTTCTGATACTAAGAGAAAGCGGCCGGCGATATAGAGAGAAGCGAATGGAGAGGGAAAATAGGGAGAAATCGTTGGAGGAAGAGGTGGAAATGGAAGAGGGATCTTGATTATAGGAGAGAGGGTGAAATGACGAAAAGAGTCTTTCAGCGGTAACGTAGGTGTGTCAGAAAAGCGACACGTGGCGGCATGAGACGAGATTGAACTCTGTCACGTGGTTGAGACAACCAGTTTTCTAGGTGAAGTACTAAACAGGCGTCTCCAGCAACTTAGTTATATCCATTTAAAGATCatattaaaatcaataattataattataaaaaataataataaattttaattaatctttcTCTTATTTTTCATTAGGACTCTTTTATTAAAGAgagtttataataattataaaaaaaattatttttgattctaaaaatcaattttgtaTGTATTTTCAAAATCAGATTTTGTATTAAACActgtttaatttaattgaaatctaaaattttataaagttaaaataatttatttttattgtatgtttttttatacaaaattgttctgaaatcgtctcacgaaccaattttgtgagacggattttcGGCACGATccaattcataaaaataattgttaCACTATTATAATGAGTTCGTTCGTCGCACGCCACCCATTATATTGGAAAATTTGGGAACGTTGACGAGTTCGTAATCACCAATCACCGTCTAAGTTGGAAAAATGGATAAAAAAAACATTGCACTAAATTGTATAAATTTATTCCGAGGTGGCGGTGGATTAGacgatattattatattatacattTGTCTCATGGCCAATAGGAATTGCCGAATTGGAGAAACATTGTcctaagaaaaataatattatattgagtaaagtattatttaattaataaattagcaaGTTGGTGTGCAAGTAACAATAGACAAATGTCAATTGGGGCAATTAATGATTAATattcccaaaaaaaattaatttaatttgaaaactacACAAAAACATAATAATCTATAATTTTCAACTTTTAATGTGAGGCAAGTTGTCTTGAGaaacacttaaaaaaaaaaaacctcattGACAATAATCTTTTTCCATgattcttctatttttttttcttccatatttttaaGAGATTCGTATGTTAAAATTGATGTGTATGGATGCGTGGGATGTTTCCATGACATTCGATAAATGTATTCAAAGGAAAATTGGGAAAATCGGAGCTAACATGATCGAAAAATGtagttaattattattatcgGTGACAATATTGTATGTATGAAGTATGTTTTTGTGACgtttgatgaaattattttctttaaaacgAGAATATTATAGTAGGTCGAATAGATTGTAAATGATGTATTGAGAATTATGATGTTTATTGTCAATTTATTGTTGCTATCTAATTAAAATAGAGGTTCTTATGCtaacattttaaatttatttggtggaatattgattcaaattataattatatttaactcgaaactttttttaattattatttttaagtatttcaattttatttttatttaaaatttttaattcaatcaTAATTATTCTATATTTTTAACATTTAGATGACGATatcattttatgataaaaatattatttttaaacaaaatgaatatctaaaaacaaaaaaaaatttcatctatCCGttgatattataatatttgCTATAATATGGAGTAAAATTTCGTGGCTAGCTTAATTTtttgatcattttaaaaaaaattaaaaattaaaaatttccaaatattattttatgattgagatttgagaagTTGTTGTCAcaaggaaaaaataataataatgcaagTTGGAGGGTCCGGGAGTCGGACCGAATCTGTggaaagataaaaatgaaatccgAAGTGGACCCGACTGGCGATTCAAGTTGCTCTTTCCGGTGCGGGTCGGTGTTGCCACGTGGATTTGTGGGTGATTTGTACACGTGTCGAGTTTTGGTTCAGAACCACATGTTACACGACAACATGCAACTTGCAGAAGGCAACGTTCTGAATGACAAACTGAATGAGAGTGGGGCCCATCTACTTTTagcaaaacaataattttgtattaatattttattaggtCTTGGTATTTTAGAATAATCATAAGCAGTAGAGGTTTGTtgagtattttttaaaatgttatttttttctttacatTATTATAAGGCAGGATAATTTTTTCAGTAACAACTAATTTTGCATTATATTTGTAAGGCcctgttatttttaatcatgtaatCATAGTTCTCGTGATATTCCATAAAATCTTACTCACAGAACTCTCAACACCTGACTATGGAGTATGTGCATCCCCAGTTTCGAATTCAAGACGTACCAAGTTTTTTTAATCTAAGTACTTATGACTTGAACTTTTTTAATCCAAGTACTTATATGGCTTGAACGAGGTTTTGGGTTCGAAACTTAGAGATACATGTACTCCACAGCCAGTTGTGGGGAGTTATGAGGGTAAGGACATCATGGGCTATCGTGAGGGCTGTGGTTGCAGGacctaaaaaaatataagattatGAGCCTTACAAAATTCCACTATATCACGTTCTGGATTTGTTGATCCTTGAGCCAGCTAAACGCTTCTCTTATTCCCAAGATTTCTGCAGTAGTTGGAGAGTGATAACATGGACATGGGATACTTCCATGAACCGCAGCTACCAGCATTCCTTGATCGTGACAAATTAAACAACCATAACCTACATTTGGTCGGTCTGAAAAATAGCAGCGTCAACGTTGCACTTCACATAAGTCCATAGTATTCACCACCGTCCGGTCTGCTTTTACCTGTAATAGATAgttttcttaataaaaataatttttttttctttatgatTAATTGGCTATagtccaaatgaattttattctAGACATTGGTACAAACCCAATCTCATTTCTACTTCATCATCCTCAGTTCCTAAAAACACAGATTTTATCTTTTATCCAATTCTTTCACTGTGTACGAGAGACACAAAAGAGGGATTTCGAGGAGTTGGGGGATGCACCTATTTGGTTCTAAAATGGGTGCATAAAATACGatattaagtatttaaaatagaaatagaaaaagaaattgATTTCTCATTCTCAGATTCGTTTGATTCAATTGTAGCTAGAGAAAAATATTTGTCAGTTCCactgaacaataaaaattcTTGCGATATTATTTCATAGATCAATTTTGTTAGATGAATCTTAGACTCGATTCGATCCGATTTATgaactttattattttttttatgtctaaGCTATTAGTTTTCActgtaaaatatcatttttcgttagttatattatgaataaatattgtgtaatatatgttgatttgacaaaaaaaatattattattatttcaaaattattaattttcactGTATGTATAAACCGGGTCGACTTGTTTAATAAATATAGATATGTGAGACTGTTGCACATGATACCTACTCCCACCGAACTTCATACCTAGAATTGCTGATTGCTTTCTATGGTTTTCCGAGATTGTTATGGAATTTTATTGtgaatttgttttgaattttattcgTATATTGAAAGTGAAAAATATACTTAGCTACTCTGTAATCAATTTCTGCCTACTCCCTTTGAGCAAGCACAATTGCTTTTGTAATTATATGGTGTCATGTTGGTGTACCATTTTTTTCGCATCAAAGGAATGtccaaagttttaaaaattatgttttgaggATCAAAACTCTCGTGGACGTTGTATGATTTAAACCATTCATAGGGCATTTAGATTTGATTTACCTTTGCATTTAAGATCAATGAACACCAAACCAGTCCATGATTAGCGGAGTTAGtcattcttgtaaatccctacgaacgatCTACTGGAATCAATTACCTTTTTCAACTCATGAATCAGATCCACGATCAAATGTTTTCTTCCTCATGtagattgcactagaaatccaCACGAAATTTGTTTCGAGATTACATCGGCTGAATTCCGACAAGCAGTGGAGGATGGCGGCGACACACGATGGAAGAAGGGTGGCcaaaaaattttcttcaataTTAGGAGTGGACGATTTTGGCGACGGTGAGTAgagaataaaattttttgtgGACAAAAACTTGTGGTAAAAGTTATGTAATTTCATATAActcttaatgaaatatttataaattttaattcttgATCTAATTAAGATTCTTTTGAATCATAAcactatattttcattattcaaaaactctcatgtatgtatattccattttgaaaatatcatgcataattaaattattataaactttcgataatacaatttatatatatgtacacacacatatatatttatttatattttaaattaaataatttttattttattactcAATTaggtattaattaattaacctaTTATAGACTTTTCTAAAATGTTCTATGAGAATTTTGCACTTAGTAGTTTCTATTAataatttgttatttaattaatatattttaaatttactaaataaataattgtgaactcattgTAATTCCGATCGATAATCAGATAGCGTCGATGCATCAAGCGTACAAATCTCGTTCACATagtgaaaatgaaaatttcgaatgacaaaattttataCTAATTCATTTCGGCAGctgtcagttttgtgaactctttTATTAAAACAAACAACTCCACTTTTCTCACTTAACTAGCAGTTAAACTAAATTTCACAACTTCCATTACATGAAATTAAATCATGAACTCCTTTATAAGTCacatgtttgatctccatcaactACAGTCttcaaattcaacttcttgaatatGACTATCTTAATGAGAACACAAAATCCAATACTTGCGTGACTCTCAAGCTCTGGAATATATCTAACGATCAGTTCACAACTTTATTTGATTCATAACAACATTTGTTCTAtttgggcttaccctaattagttTCATTCTTTTCAACAACCCCTTGATAAAAAACGTCAGAGCTTaagtctgattgcacccatcggatcatatCAAGAGCATCTATTAATATCGCCTTATGATTCActaggtatcattgatagtgtCTGCATGAACCTTAAGTTATTATTAGCGTACAATATGGCCATTTCAACTCATATATaccgatcgaatatgcaaccattggtatttCGAGAGTTACAAACGAAATCGATAACGAAATGGTGTATATTTTAGTAATAGTGACATGATATGTGCAAATGAGGAAATTctttccaaaatgcacataTCTTACTCGGACTAGAGATTTCttgtactattaactcatcagatcacaaaTGATATCTTAACTCATGGGTGATCagtgaatctccgactacaatacATCGACTCCtacgtattttgaaactacacccaacctcgtcacctgatgaccctcaatagaGTCGATAAATGGATTAAAGTACATGATAGTACGTAGAGCCTCTACATTGTCCCAAGTCAAATGActatggtgtacaaccataaccgcagaCTTTTCCACCcaataagtgataaccacttcgAAAGTACGAGGGAGAGTTGCTCAGTACTTCATCAAAAGATCAATCATCTGTATGAATCCATGCCCAAACATggtgtttacatcacagatggtACTCTCAAATTCGAGcgacatttatccttattttagatgGTTGAATCAACTAAGAACtagtttagaatatacgataAATTTCTTAATGAGTTTCGTGATCTTACATTGAGAGACATACTTCATGGTACCTATTTAATACTCAGTGACTTtgtctatgcagcttgcatgagtatacagatacaATAAATGACATAATTgataaaaccgtaaaatatatattattaaaataaatattgtttttacataagagtAAAAAAACACAAACCACAAATTGATTTATTGGACACCTACTCTAGTACGTGGAAGTGGAATTATTAAAGCAAGTAGTTAACATAATGGAGTCATAGccgaaggttttttttttaatgtgaaaATGAAACCGAAATTTATGCAAACTTAAACGTCATAAAGTTACGTATATTTCAACAATAGcaatatctatttatttttcaattattcaTCCATTGTcacatatacatatttttaattccacagtaaattcaaaaaaatcataatactaAATCTTATTATATTCTTCACTCCATGGCTGCCCCCTCATCGATTGAAGTAAACTTTTGCATTCGCAAACTGATCTAATGTAGTTTGGTCCTTCACAACTTTATCCAATCTCTCACACGAGACACCATTTTTTCTCAGGGTTTTAAATCTAGTCGAGCTATTGAAGTCATCTAGGTCTGGGCTGCAATCCATGGTGGTATCGGTCCATTTCCGATGGTGTAGGGGCGGTGATTGCCCATAATCGAAAGGACCCATGGTTTAGGTTCGAACAAGAAAATCAATCGTACAAACTTTACCTAACGACAGAACACGAGATAAAATGCACAAAGTTATCGAAACAATGATTTGTCAGTTTATGAGAAtattatttaatctaaataacaCGTCAATTTTAAATATCGTCATGTTATTATACAAACCAACATAAACAATCACATTTGAATGCAAGGGAAAGAAACAAGTTCAAAAAATATCTAATCAGCCACATCCAAATATATTTTCCAAGAGAGATCATAatataaatggaaaaaaaaaacccaacatTAGTTCAAATTCTAGAATTCATTTCGAGCGAAAACCCAAGAAAGGCCAaatctttataaaaatacatcacAATCTCAATTAAATTTCCGAAATATACTTGATACAACTGAAAATTTAGAGTTCGATTTCAGCAGGTGATACTAGCTCGAGTGCAGACCTTGAATTTACTCTAGGCGTGAAATCAAaaagaagaccgttagaagggaaCCGGGAGGATGTCCCGGTGTAGCCCCTCCGGCCCTCAAGTTAGATATTGAGAATAGAATGAGAGAACAGCTAGGGACACTGCTAAGAATCCATATATTGAATGAATGAATTAGacactcaaacctgatatttataagtGAGTACATGAGTCTTCTACCTTGGCTAGAGATGGGTCGGGATCCAAAATCCAATTTGGACCTGATCTTGATGGGCCTATTCATGAGGTATCACCAGTCTTCCccctcccgagtcgaactgCATCGcaggttcaaagttcgattacGTGGCCTCGGTTTACAATATGTGAGTTGTATATTATTCTCATGTCGCTCACAGCCTCGACGCCTCGTTCACCCCACATCCTTGTGCTCGCCCTTCCTCTCCTAGGATAGCCCCTTGTATAGCCTCGCCGATTTCACCCCGCTTTGCCCTTCTCCGAATGCTCGCCCAACCTCTGCACGCCCTCGCCCGCAGCCGCCTCGCCTCGCGCTGCCCCTTCTTCTTCCTCGCCCTCCCGCGATGGCCTTTCTCACCCATCCTCGCCACCCTCGCCCGCAGTCGAGAGCTCGCCCACTCGCCCAACGCGCAGCCTCGCAACTTCGCCCATCTCTCACCCACTCGCCCAGCCTTGCACCCTCGTCTTTCTCTCTCGCCAACGCACGCCCTCGCCCATCACCCGGCTGTAGGCCCTCTCGCCCATCGCCTCCCTCGCCCTCGCCTTCCCACCTTGCGCCTCACCTGTCGCCTCTCCTCGTCCGCCGTCCATCGTCTCTCCATAGCCCTCGTCTAGCCTCGCCCACTTCACAGCCTCGTCTCTGCCCCTCTCCGTTCTCGCCTAGCAGCCCCTCTCCACTCCCGCACGCCCTCCATCCACTCTCACCCACAGCCCTGCGCCACGCTCGCCCATCTTCGCCCCACAGCCTGCCCTTGCCCTTGCATTACAACCGCCCCTCCTGGCCTTAGCTTCGCCTTGCACCGCATCACGCCTCTTCAGCCTCGCCTGAAGGCCTCATTTTGCTCTCGCCCATAGCTCTGCAGCCTCATCTCACCCCTTGCCCCAACACCCCACAACATCGTGACCTCGCCATCCTCACTTCAAGCTCCTCTACCTAGGGTCCAAACTTCACCCTCACCACCTCAAGCTCATCTACTAGGGTTCgaccttagtaggaaaattatgAACCATTATCCTCCATATTTCAAGCTCTTCACTTTCAGCACCCCAAGCTCATCTACTAGGCTCCAACCTTCACCCTAACCACCTCAAGCTCTTCTACTAGGCTTTAACCTTTATCCTCACTACGCAAGCTCTTATACTACATGCTTTTCTACTAGGCTCCAACCTTAGtaggaaaaatttaattttcagtctCCGCACATATTCTCATCTACTGGGCATAgcctaagtaggtaaaatttaatttcaatcacCCCAaatcttctcctctactaggcgcagCCTAAgtaagtaaaatttaatttttcttctccCCACATTTTCTCCTTTACTAGGCTTAGCCTAAGTaggtaaaatataattttcagtaTCTCCAACTCTTCTCatctcttctcctctactaggcacaACCCAGATAATAAAAGTTCCACATCCTTACCCCTGACTCCTCTGTTATGCGATGCATaagcaggaaaataaaagttcCACCTTCTCATCTCTAattcctctactaggcgatgccttagcaggaaaataataaattccaCCTCCTCACCCATTACTCATCTCCTagacgatgccttagcaggaaaataaaagtttcaCCTCCTCACCCCTGACTCTTCTGCTAGGCaatgtcttagcaggaaaataataaattccaCATCTTCACTCCTGACTCCTCATCTAAGCGATGCCTTAAcaggaaaatcaaagtttcacCTCCTCACTCccgactcctctgctaggcgatgctttagaaagaaaataataaattccaCCTCCCCACTCCATGATCCTCTGTTATGCGATgccttagcaagaaaataaaagtttCACCTCCTCACTCCTGACTCCTATGTcaggcgatgtcttagcaggaaaataataaattttaatattctcaactcttctcctctactaggcatagcttaagtaggaaaatttaactTTCAATCTTCTCACCTCTTCTCTTCTACTAGGCATAATCTAAGTcggaaatttaattttcaatctccCAAATTCTTCTCATCTACTAGGCATAGCCcaagtaggaaaatttaattttcaatctcctcacctcttctcctctactaggcataGCTCAAGTAGgaaaattcaattttcaatCTCCTCAcatcttctcctctactaggcatgGCCCaagtagaaaattttaattttcattatccCAAACTCTTCTCCTCTATTAGGCATAGTTTAAGtaagtaaattttaattttcactcCCCCTACCTCTTCTCCTCTAATAGGCATAacccaagtaggtaaaattcAGCTCATGTCATCCTCATAATAGAACAACATCCATGAAATTAATAAAAGAActttgttttattaattttcaaccgATTATGCAGGACAAATTCAGAAACGAAATATATTAACAATAAAGTCAAGAGTAATATTTTCTAAGGTAGTAATCATTTCAGGGCCTCATTAAAGCATTGTCATGCGCATTCTCCAAATTTTCTCTCTGCTCTTCTTTTATCTTGTCTATCAAGAGTAGGCAATCTAGCATCACTCTCAACCATCTGCGATTTCTCCCACTTCCCTTCTGATTCCCCCACCTCCATCACCTTGTCTCGATCCTTATTCAGATGAACATGTGATGAGAATTGTCGTCTACCTCTAGCTTTATCCTCTTTTCTCTCACCCACACCTCTTCCTACCCTCTCTCCGCCTCCTCAACCTTATTTTCTCCATGTCGCTGCTCCATCTTCTTATGCCGTTGTGCATCTTCTAGGTTCACGTACCTTTCTGCCCGAGATAAAAGATCATCATAGCTCCACGAAATTTTCTTGACTAGTGATTTGAATAATTCTTCTCCTCTCAGTCTTTGGGTGAAAGCACTTATCATAATGTAAGGGGTCGCCGCTGGTATCTCCAGCGCTGCATTGTTGAAATACTGGATAAATTCTCGcaaagtttatgcttcttgttGCTTCATCACGAACAGGCTTA contains the following coding sequences:
- the LOC140986721 gene encoding ninja-family protein AFP3-like, which codes for MEKVRENEEKFNLSLLANGVRRDLQHKFTSQGFEEEDEDIELSLGLSSNGRFGVDPARKKLKRYSSISDLVSPVEAAADNGGGTQPPRVSVFESYGQPLMRACSLPTEAAAEEVRRRRELQSMRRMEARKKRMEKLKNVRVVKDKESCLESENGGFQMVCNENCNGLENGHGMEGSTGSRVSGSSGVSETQSQHINGIQNTEVKSPSSGDEGTMYGAKEKLKNAMLDMPYVSTKCDGINGNKVDGFLYRYKKGEEVRILCVCHGQFLSPAEFVKHGGGGNVENPLKHIVVNPSPLL